ATTTCAAGATTATGTAGTTAAATATTTGGAGGATAAAAATGGGGAATAACAGTATATACAAGTTTGTTCTTGATATAGGAAATTCAACTATTAAATTATTAGCTGGAGAACTTGATGAAACAGGAAATAAATTAAGAGTTATCAGTTATCAAGAAGTTAAAACTCAAGGAATGAAAAAAAATATTATTGAAAATCCTATTATTTTAAGTAATTGTATCAAAGATGTTGTTAAGCTTGTTGAAGAAGAAACTGGGCTTATTGTTGAGAAAGTTACTTTAGGATATGGTGGAACTAATATTTTCTCAAGAACTAAAAATGTTAAAATCGATTTTAATCAAGAAAAAGTTATAACTCAAGAGGATATAGAAAAACTTTATGGTATAGCTTATCATGATTTATGTAATAATGATGAAGAACTTTTAGAAAGAGAAATTTATAATACAAAGGTTAATAATGGTGGACTTATTAAAAATCCTATTGGAATGGTTGGAAGATATTTCCAAGGAGATGTTCACTTAATCTTTATTAAAAAAGAAAATCTAAATGATTTATTAGAAGTTGTCCATAGAGCTGATTTAGAAGTAGAATCTACTATATTAAACTCATATGCAGCAGCAAAATCTACTCTTAGAGAAGAGGATAAAAAAAGTGGAGTCGCTCTTATTGATATTGGTGGTGGAAGTACAGATATTATTATTTACAAAAATAATAAACTTATCTATACAAAATCTCTTCCTATTGGAGGATATCACTATCTTAGTGATTTAGGATATATTTATAATATTTCTTTAGAAGAAGCTCAAAGTATTATCTATAAAACTGCTGTTATAAGAGATAACAAATATATTTTACCTAGTAAAGAACTTGAAGTAAAGTCAGTTTCTGATGCAATTAATGCTCGTTCTACTGATTTTATTAGTCTTATTAGAAAAACAATAGATGAATCTGGTTTCCAAGGTTATCTTGAAAAAGGTATCTTTTTAACTGGAGGAGTTGCTAAAATGGATGAAATGTATGATTGGATTAATATAAAAATTGGTTATCCTGTTACAAGAATTAATCCATTAAGAATAAATGGTATAATAAATCCTACTCCTGAAATGTCTGTATCTATTGGTATTCTTTTAGAAATTATGGAAAAAGAATACTTAGAAATAAAGAAAAAAGAAAAAGAAGAAAACCAACAAAACTCTTCTTCTGAAATAGTAAATAATACTACTAAAGAGCCTACTGAAATAGAGACTAATAAGTCTTCTGAAAAAACTAATCAAAAATCTAAAAAGAAAGAAAGTTTCTGGAAGAAAATATTTTCTAATTTTATATAAAATATTGGGAGGTTATAAATGTCTGACAACATTGTAAAAATAAAAGTTATTGGAGCTGGTGGAGCTGGTGGAAATGCTATAAATGATATGATAACAACAGGAGTTTCTGGAGTTGAATTTATAGCAGCTAATACAGATGCTCAAGATTTAAGTAAATCTTTAGCTGATGTAAGAGTTCAATTAGGAGAAAAATTAACTAGAGGACTTGGAGCAGGAGCTAATCCTGATGTAGGAAGAGAATCTGCCGAAGAAGATGTAGATAAATTAAAACAACTTCTTGAAGATGCTGATATGTTATTTATTACAGCTGGAATGGGTGGAGGTACTGGTACTGGTTCTTCTCCTGTAATAGCTAGAATAGCTAAAGAACTAGGAATCTTAACTGTAGGTATTGTTACAAAACCTTTTGGGTTTGAAGGTGGAAAAAGAAGAAATAATGCTGAAAGAGGAATTGCTGAGTTAAAACAATATGTTGACTCTCTAGTAGTTATTCCTAACGATAAATTATTTGAATTACCTGATAAAACAATAACTCTACAAAATGCTTTTAAAGAAGCTAATAACATTTTAAAAATTGGTATTAAAGGTGTAGCTGATTTAATGATTGGAAATGGTCTTATAAACCTTGACTTTGCTGATATTAAAACTACTATGCAAAATTCAGGAGTTGCTGTTTTAGGATTTGGAGAAGGAGACGGAGAAAATAGAGCTATGAAAGCTACTGAAAAAGCTTTAAAATCTCCTCTATTAGAAAAATCAATTTCTGGAGCTAGTAAAATCCTTCTTAATATAGCTGGTTCTTCTGATTTAACTTTAATGGAAGCTCAATCTATAGCTAATATTGTTAAAGAGGCAGCTGGAAAAGATGCTGATGACGTTATGTTTGGAGTTAATATCAATGATGAATTAGAAGATAGAATAGAAGTAACTATTATAGCTAATAACTTTGTTGATGAAATGGAAAAAACTGAACCATTTATTAATATCCAAGCAAAACAAGAAAAAGTTGCTACTACTCCAGTTGAACCAAGTACTACTACTAGAAACAATGACTTAGATTTAGATTTACCACCTTGGATTAGAAGCAGTAGATAATAATAAAAATAAAGGGTATTGTAAATTTACAATACTCTTTTTTATTTTTATAAAAAATTATAATTTTCTAAAATATAAAAAAACCCTTGATTTTATTATAAAAATATGATATTATAATTAAGGCCCTGCTCAATTAATTTAATTTTTTGGGCTAAAACCATAGGGAGGAGGTAAACAAATGAAAGCTTACGAAATCATGTACATCATCAACCCAACTGTTTTAGAAGAAGGTAGAGAAGCTGTTATGGCTAAAGTTAACGATATCTTAACTGCTGCTGGAGCAACTGTTGCTAAAACTGAAAAATGGGGAGAAAGAAAATTAGCTTATCCTATCGACAAAAAGAAAACAGGATTTTACGTGCTTGTTACTTTAGAAATGGACGGAACTAAATTAGTAGATGTTGAAAGAAAACTTAACATTACTGAAGAAGTAATGAGATATATCATTGTTAAAAAAGACTAGTTTCAAAAAATCTATTATTAAGTAAAAGTTTATTTCAAAAGGAGGTATTTAAAATGGCTGAATTCAGAAGAAGAAGAGCTAAATTAAGAGTTAAAGCTGAAGAAATCGATTACAAAAACGTTGATCTTTTAAAAAGATTTGTTTCTGATAAAGGAAGAATAAACCCATCTAGAGTAACTGGAGCTAACGCTAAGTTACAAAGAAAAATAGCTAAAGCTATTAAAAGAGCTAGAAACATCGCTTTAATTCCTTACACAAGAATAGAAAAGTAATTTTAATAAAAGAGGCAGAAAGTAATTTTCTGCTTTTTTTATTTTACGAAAAAATAATAAAGGGTGTTGTAAATACAACACCCATATCTCTTATTCTATTATATTAGAATTAATAAATAATCTTGGATTTACAAAAGTAGTTCCTACACTAATTGTGAAATGTAAATGAGGGCCTGTAGTAAATCCAGTATTTCCACTTTTACCTATAGTTTCCCCTTTTTTTACTGTATCTCCAACTTTTACACTAAGTTCACTCATATGAGCATAAGCTGAATAAACATTTAATCCATGGTCAATTATTATAGTATTACCTGTTGTAGTTAAATTCTCAGCAAGAACTACTTTTCCATTATTTGTAGCTTTTAAAGTTGTCCCAACAGGTACAGGGAAATCCATTCCAGAATGATAACCTACAACTTTATTATTTACAAATCTCATAGCTCCAAAAGTACTACTTATATCATGATATTTTTTATCCTCCATAGGATATATAAAAGTTCCTTCCCATAATTTCTCTTTAATTGGATTAGATTTTGCCTCTGCTGTTTTATTTGTCATAACTTTCATATTAGATGAAGACCTTTTTGCTTTCATAGTCTTACTAACAGTAATATAACTTTTTTTGAAATTTCCATCTACTATCTTTATATCTTTTTTATAAATTAATTGATTTTTATTGTATATTTCTAAGGGATAATCTCCCTCTGCTGTAGAATAATGAACAGGAATTAAAGTAATTTTTTTATCATTATGAACAAAAGTTTTTAATTTTGTCTGAGACTTTTTAAAAACAATTTTATAATCCTTTTTTTTAGGATATTCAACTACAAATAATTCTCCCTGCTTCACTGTTTCACTAGAAATTTTTATATTTTTTTTAGTCATATAGATGTCAAAATCTTTGTAAAAAAATATACAAGAAAATATGCTTATACTCAATAATAAAATTAATATTTTTCTCATAAATACTCCTTTTTCTATTTTTTATTAGTTTATATTATACCATAATTAGTAGAAAAATATAAAATATATCTTCATAAATATTAATTTATTTGATATAATTATTATAGATAAACAAAAATAAATGTAAATATTTTTTTTATAAGAATTGGGGGAAGTATGAAATTATCTGTAGCTATGATAACTTTAAATGAAGAAAAAATATTAGAAAAAACTTTAAAATCTTTAGAAAATATAGCTGATGAAATTGTTATTGTAGATAATGGTTCTACAGATAATACAAAAAATATAGCTGAAAAATATGGAGTCAAATTCTTTCAAGAAGAATGGAAAGGATATGGTCCTCAAAGAAATTCATCTATTGATAAATGTTCTCATGAATGGATATTAAATATAGATGCTGATGAGGAAATTTCTCCTAAATTAGCTGAAAAAATAAAAGAGATAAAAGAAAATGAAACTGAAAAAAAAGTTTTTGAAATAAACTTTTCTTCAGTTTGTTTTAATAAAAAACTAAAATATGGTGGTTGGAGTAATCAATATCATATTAGACTTTTTAGAAAAGAAGCTGGGCGTTTTAATTATAATGAAGTTCATGAAGGATTTGAAACAAAAGAAAAAATATATAGATTAAAAGAAGAAATATATCATCACAGTTATGTTTCTTTGGAAGATTATTTCAATAAATTTAATAAATATACAACTTTAGGTGCTTTAGAATACTATCAAAGAGGTAAAAAACCTTCTAATTTTCAAATAATCTTCAATCCTATTTTTAAATTTTTGAGAATGTATATTATAAGATTAGGATTTTTAGATGGTATCGAAGGACTTATGATAGCTACAGCTAGTGCTATGTACTCAATGGTAAAATATTTTAAACTTAGAGAAATTTATAGAAATGGTTCTTATAAAAAATAGAGGTATATGTTTATGAATATAAATAAAATAAAAAAAATCATAATTTCTAGAACTGATAAAATAGGAGATTTGCTTTTATCTATTCCTAGTTTTTTTATGGCTAGAAAACTTTTTCCTAAAGCTGAAATTATGATACTTGTTAGAAATTATAATTATGATATTGTAAAAAACTTACCTTATATAAATAAAATCTTAAAAATAGATGATTATGATGAAAAAGCTTTAACTGATGAAATAAAAAATTTTAATGCTGATATTTTTATAGCTCTTTATAATGATAAGCTTATTTCAAAGATTGCAAAAATAAGTAAAATTCCTTATAGAATAGGACCTATTTCTAAAATTTATTCTATTTTTGCTTTTAATAAGGGAGTTTGGCAAAAAAGGTCTCATTCTATAAAAAACGAAGCCTTTTATAATTTAGATTTAATAAAAAAAATAGATGAAAAAAAATTTGATGAACTTTATGAGTTAAATAGCAAAATCTATTTAGAAAAAGAAAATATAGAGGTAGCTAATAAATTTTATACTGAAAATAAAATAAAAGGAAAAATATTTTTAGTTAATCCTTTTATGGGTGGTTCTGCTAAAACTATTACAGATGAACAATATACTTCTCTTATTCAAAAGTTTTATGATAAAGTAAAAGATATAACTGTAGTTATAACTTGTCATATTTCTGAAAAAGAAAGAGGAGAAAAAATTGTAAAAAATATAAATAGAGAAAAAGTTTTTTTATTTGCTAATGAAGGTTCTGTTTTAAATTTAGCTGCTGTTATTGACAGATGTGATTTATACTTAGGTGGGTCAACAGGTCCTACACATATAGCTGGAGCCTTAAATAAAAAAATAGTTGGTATTTATCCTAATAAAAAAACTCAGCATCCTATTAGATGGGGAGTAATAAATAATGAAAATGTAACCTATATTATTCCTGATAGACCAGAAAGAAATATAGTGGAAAATTATTCAAAAGAGGATAAATATTTTAAATCTTATGATAATGAAATTGAAAATGAATTATTATTAGCTTTGGAAGAAAAGCTTAAATAAAAGTAGGTGAATATTTTGAGAATATTAATTATACATACAGCTTTTATAGGAGATATAGTTTTATCTACTCCAC
This DNA window, taken from Fusobacterium perfoetens ATCC 29250, encodes the following:
- a CDS encoding glycosyltransferase family 9 protein; protein product: MNINKIKKIIISRTDKIGDLLLSIPSFFMARKLFPKAEIMILVRNYNYDIVKNLPYINKILKIDDYDEKALTDEIKNFNADIFIALYNDKLISKIAKISKIPYRIGPISKIYSIFAFNKGVWQKRSHSIKNEAFYNLDLIKKIDEKKFDELYELNSKIYLEKENIEVANKFYTENKIKGKIFLVNPFMGGSAKTITDEQYTSLIQKFYDKVKDITVVITCHISEKERGEKIVKNINREKVFLFANEGSVLNLAAVIDRCDLYLGGSTGPTHIAGALNKKIVGIYPNKKTQHPIRWGVINNENVTYIIPDRPERNIVENYSKEDKYFKSYDNEIENELLLALEEKLK
- the ftsA gene encoding cell division protein FtsA, which encodes MGNNSIYKFVLDIGNSTIKLLAGELDETGNKLRVISYQEVKTQGMKKNIIENPIILSNCIKDVVKLVEEETGLIVEKVTLGYGGTNIFSRTKNVKIDFNQEKVITQEDIEKLYGIAYHDLCNNDEELLEREIYNTKVNNGGLIKNPIGMVGRYFQGDVHLIFIKKENLNDLLEVVHRADLEVESTILNSYAAAKSTLREEDKKSGVALIDIGGGSTDIIIYKNNKLIYTKSLPIGGYHYLSDLGYIYNISLEEAQSIIYKTAVIRDNKYILPSKELEVKSVSDAINARSTDFISLIRKTIDESGFQGYLEKGIFLTGGVAKMDEMYDWINIKIGYPVTRINPLRINGIINPTPEMSVSIGILLEIMEKEYLEIKKKEKEENQQNSSSEIVNNTTKEPTEIETNKSSEKTNQKSKKKESFWKKIFSNFI
- a CDS encoding glycosyltransferase family 2 protein — its product is MKLSVAMITLNEEKILEKTLKSLENIADEIVIVDNGSTDNTKNIAEKYGVKFFQEEWKGYGPQRNSSIDKCSHEWILNIDADEEISPKLAEKIKEIKENETEKKVFEINFSSVCFNKKLKYGGWSNQYHIRLFRKEAGRFNYNEVHEGFETKEKIYRLKEEIYHHSYVSLEDYFNKFNKYTTLGALEYYQRGKKPSNFQIIFNPIFKFLRMYIIRLGFLDGIEGLMIATASAMYSMVKYFKLREIYRNGSYKK
- the rpsF gene encoding 30S ribosomal protein S6 — protein: MKAYEIMYIINPTVLEEGREAVMAKVNDILTAAGATVAKTEKWGERKLAYPIDKKKTGFYVLVTLEMDGTKLVDVERKLNITEEVMRYIIVKKD
- the ftsZ gene encoding cell division protein FtsZ; translated protein: MSDNIVKIKVIGAGGAGGNAINDMITTGVSGVEFIAANTDAQDLSKSLADVRVQLGEKLTRGLGAGANPDVGRESAEEDVDKLKQLLEDADMLFITAGMGGGTGTGSSPVIARIAKELGILTVGIVTKPFGFEGGKRRNNAERGIAELKQYVDSLVVIPNDKLFELPDKTITLQNAFKEANNILKIGIKGVADLMIGNGLINLDFADIKTTMQNSGVAVLGFGEGDGENRAMKATEKALKSPLLEKSISGASKILLNIAGSSDLTLMEAQSIANIVKEAAGKDADDVMFGVNINDELEDRIEVTIIANNFVDEMEKTEPFINIQAKQEKVATTPVEPSTTTRNNDLDLDLPPWIRSSR
- the rpsR gene encoding 30S ribosomal protein S18 — translated: MAEFRRRRAKLRVKAEEIDYKNVDLLKRFVSDKGRINPSRVTGANAKLQRKIAKAIKRARNIALIPYTRIEK
- a CDS encoding M23 family metallopeptidase, with the protein product MRKILILLLSISIFSCIFFYKDFDIYMTKKNIKISSETVKQGELFVVEYPKKKDYKIVFKKSQTKLKTFVHNDKKITLIPVHYSTAEGDYPLEIYNKNQLIYKKDIKIVDGNFKKSYITVSKTMKAKRSSSNMKVMTNKTAEAKSNPIKEKLWEGTFIYPMEDKKYHDISSTFGAMRFVNNKVVGYHSGMDFPVPVGTTLKATNNGKVVLAENLTTTGNTIIIDHGLNVYSAYAHMSELSVKVGDTVKKGETIGKSGNTGFTTGPHLHFTISVGTTFVNPRLFINSNIIE